A section of the Choristoneura fumiferana chromosome 5, NRCan_CFum_1, whole genome shotgun sequence genome encodes:
- the LOC141427866 gene encoding uncharacterized protein: MWDNIIEYLKDPLLVVKVQNFFGVIYKSSIRNNVGGADGEVIHSERLEREMEDSEIRQHKRAPSNISSSSYDTDTSAESAVEETECHINNKFWYWLFVLGTALGDEIFYATFIPFWFWNIDGAVGRRVILVWTVCMYLG, translated from the coding sequence ATGTGGGATAATATAATAGAATACTTAAAAGATCCTCTTTTAGTCGTTAAAGTCCAGAACTTTTTTGGTGTCATCTACAAAAGTAGTATAAGAAATAATGTAGGAGGCGCAGACGGTGAAGTCATTCATTCAGAGAGACTTGAGCGTGAGATGGAGGATAGTGAAATTCGACAGCACAAGCGAGCTCCTAGTAACATCTCCAGCAGTTCGTATGACACAGACACGTCGGCGGAAAGCGCCGTGGAGGAGACCGAATGCCATATAAACAATAAGTTTTGGTACTGGCTGTTCGTCCTGGGAACTGCCCTCGGAGATGAGATTTTCTACGCCACCTTTATTCCTTTTTGGTTTTGGAATATCGATGGAGCCGTTGGCCGGAGGGTCATACTTGTCTGGActgtatgcatgtacctaggGTAA